The stretch of DNA CACATCTGATAATTTCATGGCTTTACAGGAGGAGATGTCAAACGGAGATTCATCAAGGATTCAGAGAAATCTGGTGAGAATTGTTTATGATCCCAAATCAAAAAAAGTTCTTGATTTCGGCTCTTATGGCTATAGTACGCCTCCGGCAAGCGCAGAGAGACGAGTAACTTCTGAAGAGGCAAAAGAGAAATGTTTAAACTTAATCAAAAAAGTAAAAGGAGAAGATTTTGTTAACAACGAAATGAACGATTATTCAATTATCTTTACAGATCTAGAAGCAGAAGATAATCAAGGAGAAGTAATCATTGAGTTAGAAGGTTATCCATATGAAAATGTCCCGTATCTCAATGGTGGAATATTCGTTGATTATAATTTAGTCCTTGATGAAGTTCTTGGTTATTCAGATTACACCTATGATCCGGAACTTCTGGCAGCGCTGACTACACTATCCCCAAACCCGGAAATTAAAACGCTTGAAGAGGCAAAGGGAATATTCGAAGCGAAAGTCGCGGAGAGATACCCCGGAGAGGTAGATATTGATTACAGAACAGATGAAGGCTTTACAACAAACGCACTCGTATGGGATAATATTCCAAAGAATATTTTTTCAGACAATCCCGAGCCTTTCAAACTGGTATGGTATCTTGTATTTAATTCAGGTAATGCCAGAAGGGAGGCGGTAATCGATGCTCACACGGGAGAGATCACTTACCTTAGGTACAAGGATATCGATATTGATACCTATGACTGAAAACTTAAACTGAATCTCACTTTTTTTAACAATCTAAATTTCTTCCAGGCAGTGATATGTAGACGATCGTTCAATAAGACGTTTAAATAATTATATGCAATTTTTCACCGGGATAAGAAGTAATAATCTTTTTTCAATGGAGTGATGTCTCAGATAAACTGAATTCAGCCAAAATGAAAGTTCAACATTTGCCACATAAATCGCATATAAATGAAGTCAAAAATTGTTTGATCACATAAAGCAACCATTTACAATAAAATCCGATTGCATACGGGGGTAAAAAATGATAAAAACTGAAAACCTCACCAAAGAATACAACGGAAAAAACGCAGTCGACAACCTCAACCTAGAAGTCGGAGACGGGGAAGTCTTCGGGTTCTTAGGCCCGAACGGGGCGGGAAAGAGTACGACCATCCTGATGCTCACGGGAATGATCGAACCCACATCCGGCACATGTACAATCGAAGGAGTAAACGTCGCACTAAATCCCTTAAAGGGAAAGGAGATCCTCGGGTATCTCCCCGAGGATGTCGGCTTCTACAGGAACCTTACAGGTTACGAGAACCTCGACTACCTCGGAAAATTCTACCCGATTGAAAAAAACGAGAGGGAGGACCGGATAGAGAGACTCCTGAAAAGCGTCAGGCTCAACGGGGTCACCCAGAAAGTCGGCGAATATTCTAGAGGGATGAACCAGAGGCTCGGGCTCGCCCTTGCACTTTTGAACGACCCGAAGGTCGTGATCCTCGATGAGCCGACCGCGAACCTGGACCCGGAAGGTGTACTCAGGTACAGGGAGATAATAAAAGAGCTTGAA from Methanolacinia petrolearia DSM 11571 encodes:
- a CDS encoding ABC transporter ATP-binding protein; the protein is MIKTENLTKEYNGKNAVDNLNLEVGDGEVFGFLGPNGAGKSTTILMLTGMIEPTSGTCTIEGVNVALNPLKGKEILGYLPEDVGFYRNLTGYENLDYLGKFYPIEKNEREDRIERLLKSVRLNGVTQKVGEYSRGMNQRLGLALALLNDPKVVILDEPTANLDPEGVLRYREIIKELEKEGKTVLICSHILSEVRAVCTTLGIISQGKLVAKGSVEEVEDELIRQSGTRQKIVIKSINPELYEEIESIKNPDILEVERTKDGIEISVENDIRPLLAEKLKDHCSGITEMYLDRPGLEDLFLKVYRRE